The Leptodactylus fuscus isolate aLepFus1 chromosome 5, aLepFus1.hap2, whole genome shotgun sequence genome segment atctctcctatattATTTCACTTCTTCTGAATTCAAGCTGATCTCCCTTGTCCATCGTGTTCCCCATTAGGCGGTGATGGCGGTTCTTCTTCCCGCTGACCAGTTGGTCACAACAATCAAGTTACTGGAGTCTCGAGTGAACAATTTGGACACATCCAAGAACTTATCTGTCCTGGGGACAGAAGAAATTCTCAGATTCTTTGAGGAGTCTAAGTCAAGAGAAGATCTACTTCCCGGAGGACTGATAGTTCAAGGCTGGCTACCTCTTACCACTCATAAGTCCAACCTAAATCTTCTACTGAAACGGAAGATTGTCTGGATTTATTCACATCTTGGAGATTCAAGTGACTTAACTGCTTCTTCCAAGGCAACAACCACTTGTGGTGGCACCCATGCTTATCTAGATGAATTCTTTAGTCTCGGTGCTCCTCCATATCCAGTGCCCTTTGCGGAGGGAATGCATCTTCTAGAAATTGACTTGTTTGGAAATGATCCATTTTATGCCAAGGTCCATGTCCTCGAGCAGTTGAAGATTGGAGTACAAGCATTGCCTGCAGGGAGTGGAGTCATTTTTGTCCTATATGTAGATGAGAATCTACGAACTGAATTGGGCCAACTGTGTGAAGGTCTGACTCCATTTCATATTGTCAGGGAACAATTGATATTGGAAACGGAggtctaagtttttttttttggcttccaCTTTGCTGTATCAGTAAAAACTTATTTCAGTATTGTTCTACAGTTTGATCTAATAAATCTGTCGACAGATCCCATTTATTCGTTGAGTTCTGATCAttaaaatctgaattttttttttaaaattaatttctatgggtCTGTTTGGATTCTTTCCTTTGAAGGATAGGCACTTTGTTGGCAAACTTTGTTTGTAACAAGCTCATCTTTAATTTTTGGGGTTCCCTCACAAATTTAGCAAAGTTGGCTATTAAATTCAGGGCCCAGGAAcatatataaaaatttaaaaaatttactcATGTCTTCTAGGTTCCAACGTGGCATCCTTTGGCGTTCTGGCCTTTTGTCCAGCTGTTTGCCATATTCTCTGGCATCGAagtcacctctgaggcctgtgattggacctcagcaatGATGTTGCTGTTTCGAAGCATATTGACCTTGGCTCCCCCCATGAGGCTCAAacacaggcctcaacagtgaaGATGGTAGACAGCCCAAGAAAAAGACCAAAATGTCGGAGGATGCCGTGGTGAAACCCAGGAAAagttattattttttactttttttattgttAGACACCCTAGCCTATGATTATTCTCAGAAGGGCTAAAGacaccccagagtttaataaccAACTTTACCCTGCCCCTCTTAacgtcaaacccccccccccccccaaatctagGCAAAGAGCAGGATATTTCACTTGTGACTCGACTTTCCTGATCATACTCTATAGACATGAAAGAACAAGTTTGCAATGATCTgggtttgttatgaattttccaaaaacgtTGGGTTTGGTCAAAGCCAAAATTTGGGGAATTCATCAGTTAGGaacggttattatactctggggtctcttcaggccctaAAGTATAATtattagaggcccaggggaggtgcagccAAAATTAAAAAACACAGATACCTTGCCTGGGCATCTGGTCTCTTCCGGTGTCAAGTCTACACCAACAAGCTCTTGTGGCTTCTTCCAGCGTCTTCTCTGATGTCATCATCAGGTTGAACTGTCCTGATGCTAATATGTCCAACGTTATGGATGAGGCCTTCTCGCAGGCTTCCAAGGATGACCCCAAGGGATGGGATGTTGAAGAAGACACCGgtatcccaatttttttttgctgcacttccCGATGTTTTTGTAACCTTCTATCATTGTCTACAGCAATTTGCTACCAGTCCTGCTGGATGTTACCCAAGGAATCACTCACCATCTCGGTGAACCAGCTGAGAACTTTGACCCTAATCGAAATAATGGGCCAGGACGGTACTATGGTGAATTGAACCGTCTTATTGGTTCTTTACCCATTGGTTATGGTATTGTCCTGCACTTTCCTTTAAATCCATGTTAACATGTGCTCCTACCCTATATTGTTATATTTAGTTGTATACCGTATGGTCCAGTGCCCCATAAATAGTCAAAAGACATTTAGGACTATGGCCGAGCAGCTCACACAAAAATATAGGCCAATGTTCCTAAATTAAAATTTCACACACATTAGACCGCATCCTACTCCGCAGAAGCTTGTCCCAGAAATGTCTCATTCGATTTTACCCATGATGCTATGGCAAAAACCAGAGCAGTGACAAGTCGTAGATGAGGGAAGTAGCGGCCTCAAATTCGACTGTGCTGCTCTCAGTGATCTCCTCTTTATCCTTCTTCCATTCCCCCCAGACTTTTGTTCATCATATGGTTAATTCCAATGTATTTTCTGCTTGGTTTTCAGCCTATCCGGCACCATgtctatgttcttctgtaaaaGGTCTTCTAAAAACAATTCCAAACCTGTCCACAGACTATttgtcaggggtgtaacttggggGTGTAGAGGGGCCGAGGTGCCTTAGGTGGCCCATGAGCCCTGGCATCAGTGTTGAGATTGAACCTTCCAactggtccataaaccaaggagatccacagattaccctaaccacactaaggtggattaaactctttagcacccgtaaccatcacaatCAAGGGATGTAGGAggtcccggacaaaagattacaccagggcccacaagactttagttacgccactgcaatttgtgatataataatcggaggcccaggggagattcGGAAAGATAGTTAACAGTGATATTAAGAATGCCATGACACTGTGACAAAAGCAACATGAAAACAACACACCCCATGTGATCAATGAGGCCCAATCATCAAATCAGACCTAGCAATGACCTGGGGatgcctaaaggggttgtctgggaaaaaaaaaattcaaaaaaggtctgttagtgctatcaataGGTTAAGAAGTGCAGCCAAATAcctttttgagtgatttctgggagctcctggcatcctctgcatttgtttacatgggtagcataCTGATTTGTTTTCCTAcagctaccatgatgcattgcgctTCACTCAGCTACCTCCCTTTTtcactccctcacaccccctccttGTTTCCCTAACTAGCcttcccactactagcccttcccaactaacttacTCATCACAGTTACCTGCGGGTGGGGGGAGGTGGTTAGTATAGGTGATAATCTGTTTCCGGAAAAAAGGGAAACGGAGCATCACTGGAAAATCTAAAAATGGTCAAATGACCTCCCCAGTGATCTGGGTaaatacagcgccgcacctcccatgaggcgacctgaagcgaccgcttcaggcggcgctatgccagggccccagggagggtggcatttttgcttacctaagccagtccaggacaagctgtcctggactggcttagcactgagcggtggattgggaaggccactggagcagcgctgctccagcagcctcccctcacgctcaggcagagagcaggtcctctccggacctgctctctgcctgcgaacgccactacgccccgccccttcgctaagccccaccccttccactccaccacgccccctacactctgcccctcctcccgggggcgtggctttctgttgttcgcctcaggtggcgaaaggggcaggtttacccctgggtaaatatacattttttgtaaactaagttagaaagtaggtggggggaAGGTGTTTAGCTTTGGGTGGAAATATCATttcatcccagacaacccctttaagtcactcgGGAGAACAAAAAATGTAAAGGAAATAACTTAGGATGGAGAGGTGAAGAAGGTTAATTTCAGTGTCTATTAATATTTGGGGCCCCGATTGTTATACTCTATGGACTGGGAcgaacccaaaattttggaaaaatcatacagaactagggttgagccgatcttgagatttaaggatcggctttaaaatccgatttctgatagttttccagccgatcccgatcgtgaaatttgcttgatctccgatcgggatccgatctttcccgctcCCGTTCGCTCAACcccaattatatattatatatacagtggggttgagactatcttgagatttcaaaatcctatttccgatcattttccagccgatcctgatcatgaaatttgctagatcgccgatcgggatcctaaAGAACCCAACTTGTTACAAACTAGTTTCCCCATCTCTAGTATATTTGATCACATTGGTCCATAGGACATCCCCACCACTTGGCTACCGCTCTTTCCTCCTCTTCTACTACTTGCCTTGACTCATTCACCAGTAGGCACGAGGCAGATGTGTCACTTTCTACCTCCATATCTGCGGAGTAACAGAGTCCTCTTCTGCCTTTCAAATGAGAACATGAATCATCGATTCATCTGAATATGGAAACGTCCACCTTTCATCTATCGCTTATATCAACCATCACGAAGTTGACTGATTCAATTCTtccaaggaggaaaaaaaattcagttccTTGCTCCTTATCAGTGTTTCGAAGCAACTTGCCCTTCCTAGAGAGTATGTGACATAGCCTGATGGCAATTATTATCCTCACGAACTTCAAAGCGCAGACGATATACCCAAAAATAATGTATGCACTTCATCAGAAATGCTGCCGAGAGTCCTGTTTTTCCTTCCAGATAATGTCTGCTGAAGATTAGTGAACCTCTAACTGGTGAGTTATGATTCatgatttattaaaagttccataaTCACAGGCTTTCATGTGAAAATGCTGTGTCTATATTATGTGCTCGGCTTAGTCATTAAGACTAATGTATTCCGTGTGTCATACACGACAATCCTTCCGGCAAGCTCTGGAGGTGGTAATGTCTATCGCACCTTTTGACCATCTCAATTATCCTGATCTAAGACAGGATGAGGATGGGGCCAGGAGTCTTCTCCGGAGCCTGCCCCCTCTTTAATATCCAGCTTTCGAAAAAGCAGGAAAAATGTAAGTGTCACAATCACCGGACCCAAATTGGTTTAGGAACTTGTCTAAATGGCCTCCCTGGTGTCTACCGTTTAACCCCTGTATGGGGATCTGGACTTTCCCTCACCAAGAACGGTCCTAAT includes the following:
- the LOC142204716 gene encoding putative N-acetyltransferase 16; amino-acid sequence: MSKETSFPQIDFGPATPEDYEDVMSISVGIYNGTDYLPFKYHSWLKDPQRRMYLAKCEGKVVGFESFILVDDGTTAVAEALRVAPWMRGRGVAGMTEKFRFNTLQSYHPEVERVRMTRAENPPASVLKKYKLIGNKAVMAVLLPADQLVTTIKLLESRVNNLDTSKNLSVLGTEEILRFFEESKSREDLLPGGLIVQGWLPLTTHKSNLNLLLKRKIVWIYSHLGDSSDLTASSKATTTCGGTHAYLDEFFSLGAPPYPVPFAEGMHLLEIDLFGNDPFYAKVHVLEQLKIGVQALPAGSGVIFVLYVDENLRTELGQLCEGLTPFHIVREQLILETEV